Below is a window of Arabidopsis thaliana chromosome 2, partial sequence DNA.
CTATCAAAGGCTCTAGCAGCCGCCTCAGAAGCTGACCGGTACGCCTTAGAGCTTGCAAACCCTTTAGCTTCCTCGATCGCCTTATTGGATAATTCATATTCTTTCACGCAAGACCTATAATACTTCTTGAGCTTCGAATAATTCTCGGTTCTATCTAAGCCTTTAATCATCTCTAGGTTCTTATAGCCCAACCGTTCCGTCTGTTGATAGACCATATTGACAAGACCTTGCATGTCAAGGGTGAACGTGTTTGGGAAAGAGGTTAGCCAAGCGAGACAGAACTGCTTGGAAATTGTCGGTTGTGAGCAGAGTTGGTTGACTAAatcttttctaattttgtcaTTTGGAGACAAAGACAATAATGATGAAGACGCAGGGGTGATTGATAGAATAacgagaagaggaagaattgaaaatacatttcttatgAGACAAGAAAAAGCCATTGTCTTGGACATGGAAGAATAATTAGACGTGGgaagtgtttatatataacttaaaagagatttttctCTCCAAGTAGGATTTCAAccttattaagaaaaaaatcaccataattaagttaaatattttatatatagggAATTTGAAAgtcttataacaaaattaggaaaatagcttagatttttttcaaaattaacaaagCAGTCtgttgacccaaaaaaaaaaaaaaaaagtaaaagtaagTGAAGAGTGATATCGCTCCAGCTTGTATAGTTTGTTAACAAAACAGTCTAAAACttgtgcaattttttttttttttatcatccgAAATTAATTATAGCTGAAATGAGCAATTCCTAATAaatgttgtttacataagTGATATGATGTTGTTTACATAAGTGATATGATGTTGTTGGACACAAATTTTTTGTGTCAAGCGCTTTAACATTTGCACTTTTTcattaatagtttttttttttttttgttgaaagaCCTTTATGCCTTAAAatctaaatagtaaatactAAGTCCTAAACCTCAAAAACTAATATGTACGGTATATACGTTTTCTTAAATGTGGGGACTGGGGTACTTAATTTGCTTGCATACATGCATTTAGGAATAGCAAAAGCATAACTTCTAGTTGGTAGGCTCTATCTTGGTGTCGTCTGTCGTCGTTAATAAAATGTTGACCCCATTGTGTTTCTTATGAATTATTGATTCAATTTAATGTGTGAAAGAAACGGTATctactttattttaattttagtttaacaaTTGAATTGACTGCTATCGTTATAGATTTCTATCTCAAGGGTATTTTTATGCCAAATTTCGTCTATAATGAGTGTCTATGATGAAGGTCTTCGATATTGGTTTCATGTCCGCAGCCACTAGCTCTCCCATTTTGATGTAATTCTCAGTTTTTGATTGGTCTTTATTCTCAATTCTCTATGACGCATTGATTGTAcaaactttctttttggtgattaaattttatatttatacaaatatatattattaaggtttttgccttttttttttttttttttggtgatagTTGTCACTACTCTTTTTCACGTAAATTAAGAGATAAACATATTGCTTAAAATTACTTAATCTGATTTCACAATCACAAATTTTGGTCTCGACATTGATAAGTTTTCTTTAAGCATTTTACTCTTTACATTTGATTTATGATTGTGAAATTCTATACATAATTTGTGATATTTTACCTGATGATGCATGATTGAGTAGTTTAGTTGTGTAAGGCTTGCTTCCTAAATTCAAACGTGagtttaaaatcttaaaatggtattcataaaatttattgATGCGAGAGTAGAATAATCTTACACCCATGATTTGAATTGTAGAACAGTTTCAAGTTATTTTCTCAACTGCATGGTCTCTGTGGATTCGATTCTACTGTATATTTGTGGTTAAAATAtgacaaagaaatcaaaagcttATATACAGATTTTTGACACATAAACTTTGCGTGGGGACTGGGGATACAGGCTACAGTTGACTAGAAGTTTGGCTTCTACATCACTAACtatattatagaaaatatatttaatatttattatgtaaatagaatgatattttttcataaacaagTTTGGCAAAACCTGTTGGACATGGGCTCACCTTTTCTATATCATTTGGtcaaaagagagatttaaGTGTTCAATGGACCCATTGTCTTCACCAAATCAGCCCATTAAACGTCAAAGGCAAAACAGTAATTTA
It encodes the following:
- a CDS encoding Plant invertase/pectin methylesterase inhibitor superfamily protein (Plant invertase/pectin methylesterase inhibitor superfamily protein; FUNCTIONS IN: enzyme inhibitor activity, pectinesterase activity; INVOLVED IN: biological_process unknown; LOCATED IN: cellular_component unknown; CONTAINS InterPro DOMAIN/s: Pectinesterase inhibitor (InterPro:IPR006501); BEST Arabidopsis thaliana protein match is: Plant invertase/pectin methylesterase inhibitor superfamily protein (TAIR:AT3G17225.1); Has 35333 Blast hits to 34131 proteins in 2444 species: Archae - 798; Bacteria - 22429; Metazoa - 974; Fungi - 991; Plants - 531; Viruses - 0; Other Eukaryotes - 9610 (source: NCBI BLink).) — translated: MQGLVNMVYQQTERLGYKNLEMIKGLDRTENYSKLKKYYRSCVKEYELSNKAIEEAKGFASSKAYRSASEAAARAFDSISMCEAYLEGSKTPGYVTTRNWWFERMCDIDKIFTDLLISAKF